The window ACCCGCATGTCGCGCCACGCCTCCCCGTAATCGTGATTTTTGTCCTCCATCAACTTTTTGGTGATGGCCACCTGTTCATCGTACAAGGTAATGGCCTCTTCTGCCGTTAGGTCTGGCTGCTCCACCACTCCTTTTTGTATTTGAATCAAAGCCATAATGGCGTAATTGATGATTCCGATAAACTCGGAACGTTCATCTTCGTCCACCTTGCGTACATCATTCTGCTGAAGACCTCGAATCCGTTGTGCCTTAATAAAAATCTGATCTGTTAGCGAGGGTAACCTTAGGATGCGCCATGCGGTGCCATAATCCTTTGCCTTTTTTGAAAACAATTCCCGGCAGGCTTGAATCACCGCGTCATATTGTTGGGAAGTCTGCTGCATGTATTGTTACTAATTTGCGTAAATTTCGTCCAACTTGGCCATCGCCAAGCGCATTTTGCCAAAGATAATGAAACCCAACAAAGCAGATATTTTTTATGACCATAAACTGCAAAGGCGAACTGGTAGATCTTACAAGACCTAAAGTGATGGGCATCCTCAACCTTACGCCCGATTCTTTTTTTGATGGAGGCAAGTATAAGGACGAAACTTCCATCCTCCAGCAAGTGGAATACATGCTGAATCACGGTGCCACCTTTATTGATATGGGCGCTTACAGTTCGCGCCCAGGGGCCGAACATGTTCCAGAATATGAAGAATTGCAACGGATGCTTCCCGTGATCGACCTTATCTTAACTAAATTTCCGGACACTTTGATTTCTGTGGACACCTTCCGAAGCAAGGTAGCTGCGGAGAGCATTGAACACGGCGCTGCCCTCATCAACG is drawn from Flagellimonas sp. MMG031 and contains these coding sequences:
- a CDS encoding DUF1599 domain-containing protein, with product MQQTSQQYDAVIQACRELFSKKAKDYGTAWRILRLPSLTDQIFIKAQRIRGLQQNDVRKVDEDERSEFIGIINYAIMALIQIQKGVVEQPDLTAEEAITLYDEQVAITKKLMEDKNHDYGEAWRDMRVSSLTDLILQKLLRVKQIENNKGATLVSEGVDANYQDMVNYAVFALIHLGANPKL